CTCTGGCGTGCGCAGACACAGCGCGCGGTGGAGAACTTCCCGATCAGCCACCGCCCGCTGGAGCGGACGCAGATCCGCGCGATGGGCCTGCTGAAGGCCGCCTGCGCGCAGGTCAACAAGGACCTCGGTCTGCTCGATGCCGAGCGGGCCGACGCGATCGTCGCCGCGGCCAAGGAGATCGCCGACGGCAAGCATGACGATCAGTTCCCGATCGACGTCTTCCAGACCGGGTCGGGCACCAGCTCCAACATGAACGCCAACGAGGTCATCGCCTCGATCGCCAAGGCGGCAGGCGTCGATGTGCACCCGAACGACCACGTCAACATGTCGCAGTCGTCGAACGACACCTTCCCCACCGCGACCCATGTGGCTGCCACCGAAGCCGCGGTCACCGATCTCATCCCGGCCCTGGATCATCTGCGGCTGGCCCTGCTGGACAAGTCCACCGAGTGGCGTGAGGTCGTCAAGAGCGGCCGCACCCACCTGATGGATGCGGTGCCGGTGACCCTCGGCCAGGAGTTCGGCGGCTATGCACGCCAGATCGAGGCGGGCATCGAACGCGTCACCGCCACACTGCCGCGCGTCGGCGAACTGCCGATCGGTGGCACCGCGGTCGGCACCGGCCTCAACGCTCCCGACGGTTTCGGCACCAAGGTGGTCGCCGAGCTCCGCACCCTGACCGACGTCGACGCGCTGTCGTTGGCGGCGGACAACTTCGAGGCACAGGCCGCCCGGGACGGACTCGTCGAGCTGTCCGGCCAGTTGAAGACCATCGCGGTGTCGCTCACCAAGATCGCCAACGACATCCGCTGGATGGGCTCGGGACCGTTGACCGGCCTGGGTGAGATCCACCTCCCGGATCTGCAGCCCGGTTCGTCGATCATGCCCGGCAAGGTCAATCCCGTTCTGCCCGAGGCGGTCACGCAGGTCGCCGCACAGGTGATCGGCAACGATGCCGCGGTCACCTGGGGCGGCGGCAACGGCGCATTCGAGCTGAACGTGTACATCCCGATGATGGCGCGCAACGTCCTCGAATCACTCAAGTTGCTGGCCAACGTGTCCCGGCTGTTCGCCGATCGTTGCATCGTCGGGCTCAAGGCGGACGAGGAGCGACTGCGCACGCTCGCCGAGAGCTCGCCGTCCATCGTGACGCCGCTCAACAGCGCGATCGGTTACGAGGAAGCCGCCGCCGTCGCCAAGCAGGCCCTCAAGGAGGGCAAGACCATCCGCCAGACGGTCATCGACCGCGGCCTGATCGGCGACAAGCTGTCCGAGGCCGAACTGGACAAGCGCCTCGACGTCCTGAAGATGGCCAATCTCGATCGCGAGCGCTGAGGCTCCACGCACGGCATGACCGTGGCGGCGAGCGCACACGCGCTCGCCACCACGGTCATCTGCTTTTCAGCCGCGACCACCAGCGCCAGTCGTGAACGGCCACACCGCGATAGCGTGGATCACCGCGGAGTCCGGCGTCGACGAGGCGCACCTCGCGATCCATCGCGACCGGTCCGTCGTCGGCAAACGTGTGGTTTCGGTCCGCAGGTGATGTGGGTGGCACCGTGTCGATCCCGACCCAATACTCCCGGTCCGCCGCCGTGAGCCGGCGCCGCCCCGGCCCGGCGTACGCCAGGATTCCGTCGAGCCCCTCCGCACGGTCTCGGTACGCCATCAGCGCAACTCGTGACGCACCCGCTGCGATCAGCGTGAGGTAGTCACCATCGTCGATGTCGCGGTGCGCCGCCCAGGCCGGCATGTCGACATCGACCGGAACACCGGTGGCATCGGCGACCTGGTCGACCATGTCCCGATGACCGCGGATGAGCCTCTCCTGGGCAGACGCCCAGTCGTCGCGCACCCACGGCTCCACATCGAGGTGGATCCGGTCGAAGACGTCGGCGCCCACGGCATCGACAGCCCAGCGGACCGCATCCGCGGGGCGCTCGGCCCACGCCGGATCCCCGCCGAGGCACGCGACCTCGACGCCCGCCGCACGTAGCCGTGTCGCGACCGCCGCGATGGCGGGATCGGCACCACCGAGAGGTACCGACAACCACACATCGGTGACCCGATGCTCCGCGACATGTCCGACGAGCGCCCGGATGTCCGCGGCGCCACGCACCGACCACACCCACATCGCGCGCGACATGCCGCGAAGTGTAGGCAGCGGCGCGTAGTTTCGTCACCATGACGCAGCTTGCCGCCTTCCCCACCGATTGGCAGACCGCACTGGTCCTCGTCGCGCATCCCGACGACCCGGAGTACGGGATGGCCCCCGCCGTCGCCCGCTGGACCTCGGAGGGCAGGCATCTCGTCTATGCCCTCGCCTCCAGCGGCGAGGCGGGCATCGAGGGCATGGCCCCGGCCGACGCGGGCCCGGCCCGGGAAGCCGAGCAGCGGGCCTCGGCGGGGGTGGTCGGCGTCGACGACGTCGAGTTCTGGGGCTTCCCGGACAGCGCGATCCGCAACACCCCACAGCTGCGTGACCGCATTCGCGAGACCATCACAAGAGTGGCGCCCGATGTGGTGCTCTCGCTGTACGGCGGTCCGGAGTGGGCGCCGGGACAACCGAACCAGTCCGACCACATGGAGTTCGCCGCCGCCGTGCTCGAGACCTACGATTCGATGGACCCGATCGCGAGGCCCCGCCGCCTGTTCGAGAACGGACCGCAGGCCACCCATGCGGTCGACGTCACCGAACAGATCGACCTGGCCGTGAGTTCGTTGGCGGCGCACGAGCAGTACCTGTCCGTGCTCGACCCCGACACCCCCGTCGTCGAGCAGGCCCGCCGTCAGATAGACATGGTCACCGCACCTCGGGAGGACTTCGGTGGTGTCCGCGCGGCCTGCTTCGAACTGAAGCGGGGACCGGCATGATGCCGGTCCCCGCTCACGTTCGACACGTCCGGGTTGCGATCAGCTGCCCGCCGCGGTCCCCAGCAGCGACGGGACGATCCCGACGAGCCGGCTGAGCAACTCGGTCAGCGAATCGCCACCGGGGATGCTCGGCGATCCCGGGGCCGGTGACGTGGTGCCGGACTGCGGGGTGGCCGATCCGGGCGGTGTCGTGGGAGTCGCGGAGCTCGACGGCCCGGCCTGATTGACACCGATGGCGATCTTCGGATGCTTGGCGGGATCGAGCCACGTCAGTACCTTGCGCATCAGTTCGCGGTCGATCGCCACGCACCCCATCGTCGGCTGGTTGTTGGTGACGTGCAGGAACATGGCCGACGCCTTGCCCGGGGTGCGCTGCGGGTTGTGCGCGATGTTGACCGCATAGTCGTAGACGGGCCCGGAATCGTAGAGGTTCTCGCTGTCGCCGCCCGGACTCTTCGGCTGCCGGACCATCGTGTTGTAGGTCGGCGACTTCATGTTCGAGTCCCACCAGTCCTCACGGTCGACCTTCTTGTACGGCATCTTGGTGCCGGGGTTCGCCTGTCGGCCGAACGCCTGGTCGAGGGAGAACGTGCCTTGCGGTGTCCGGTAGACGTTGTCCTTCGGCTCGCCCATGCCCAACGACCCGAGAAATGCCTTTGTCGGGCCGATGACCGGCTTCCACGACTGGTCCGCTCCCCGTTCGAACGCGGTGAGGGTGGCTGTGGTGTCGGACGCCTTGGGCGCCGTCACGACGATCATCTGGCTCGTGTCCGGCTCTGAACTGCCGCTGCCGCCGAGTCCCAGATTCCCCGCGAGCGAGTTCAACACGTCGTCGAGCATGGGGATCCCGGTCGACGGGATCATCGGGGATGCAGGTGTCGAGGTCGGTGGCGCCGAGGGGGTCGTCGGGGCCGGGGTACCGGGCGCGGCGAGCGCGGTCCCGGCACCACCGGTCACCGCAGCGACCACCGCGATCACGAGTAGTCCCAATAACCTCATTCGCCTCATCAGTAACTTCTGCACCACAACAGTGTGCCAGTGCGCAAGAGGCAACGAATCTCGTGATGGTCACGGTGCGGTACAGATCCGATCACCGCGGATGGCCGGCGGAGGCGCCGATTCGGAGCCCGACACTGCACCATCCGGCCAGGGTCAGTAGTCTTCGTCGCAGGTCGCGGGCATACGTCCGCTCCTGATCACGAAAGGATGAACACGATGAACTTCTTCGAACTCTGGGCAGCCCTCGCCGAGCTTATCGCCGCAGGCATCCCGCTGGGATCCTCCTAGCCCCAACGCGTGCCACGCTGCCGCATCGGTCCTTCACCGGTGCGGCAGCGTCGTCATTTCGGACGCGCATCGCGACGCGTCATCGGGCCCGCGCGCAGCGGTGAGTGTCGCCATCGCCCGGTATCGAAGCTGGCGAATCCGGAATTCACAATCAGTCGCCATACTGGTTATCGCCTCGTCGAAGAATGATTTCCGGAATACGTCGGTGCGAATTCGGAAAATCGATCGAATTCCCTTCACATGACGCACCGATGATCGTTAGCCTGTCGGCGGTGGTCATTTGTTCACGACGCGACCGCCACCCGATTGCACGGACGAACGAAAGGATCAACACATGGGTTCCGCAGAATCCCTCGATCTCCTGACCTCGCTCCTCACGCTCCTCAACACTCTGAGCAGCTCAGCGCCGGCGGCCTGACTATCTCCGAGAATGCAAGGTGATCAACCGATTCCGTGGTGACCTTGCCTGAGCGCCACATCGGCCCACCGCTCTCCCGATCGGCCGATGTGGCGCTTTCGTATCAGCGAACAACTCCTCTCGCCTGCGCCGGCGCCCCGGGTGATACCACTCCGAATCGTAAGATCTACGAATAGTCGACAGTTCTCCCGAATTGTTCTGATCAATCCCGAGCCACCCGAATCAATTCTTGCGGGGCAATTCCGCGAGCAGTGGAACCGACCTCCAGGTCGGATCGATACGGACCGGCGTGAGCGCGCGCACCACTCCCGGGCGGGGATACTCGTCGAGCGGTGTCGGGCGCACCGCGGGGCCGTACGCGAGACCCACCTCGGCAGCGGCCGTCACGGGTGCCGCGGTGAGGATCGGCCGGCTGCCGACGGGCCGGGTCAGGGAGCGCGACACGACATCGGGAACCTGCTTCTCGGCGCACGCGCGGAATGTGCCGTCCCAGCCGGGTCGTTGCGATCTGCCGACCTGTACGACGATGGCGTTGGTGTGCTCGTGGACGGCCACCACGGTCGAGCAGCCGCCCATCGTCGAATAGCCCGTCGTGTCGTCGAGCACGACGAATTCGACGGTCAACGCACTGGGGTAGAGATATCCGACCATGGTCCCCGGGCCGAGGTCACGTGCCGGCGGCATCGCCGGGGCCGTGTACGGCACAGAGCTCTCCGTCGGTTCCGACGCAGCATGTCGACCGGTGTGTGTCTGCAGCGACGCGATGACCACGACGGCGACGATGAGCGCGATGATCGACATGACCGCACCGACGCTCTTCATCGCGTAGGCCTCGTCGCTGGGTTCGTTCGCGTCCGGGTCGCGGAACTTCCACGCCTCGGTCGCCCGCCAGACGCCGCGCGGACTCACCACCTGCCAGATCAACAGCGGCACCGCGACCAGCACGATGAGCACGACGAATCCCCACATGACTCCCCCTTCGACCAGAAGGCTAGAGCAACGCGGGTCCGGTTCGGAGGAACGTCATCTGTCGAAACGACGAGGCGCGTCGGAAACAGTCCACCCCGCCTGCCACGATCGGTGTATCGCGGCAGGCGGGGTGGACCTGTCTTACTGGGTGTGCGAGCCCTCAGTACGCCCCGGGTGCGAACTCCTCCAACATCTCGGTCACCAGGGCGGCGATCGGCGAGCGCTCGCTGCGGGTGAGCGTCACGTGCGCGAACAGCGGATGCCCCTTGAGCTTCTCGATGACCGCGGCGACACCGTCGTGGCGACCGACACGCAGGTTGTCACGCTGCGCGACATCGTGGGTGAGCACCACCCGCGAGCCGGAGCCGAGCCGCGACAGCACCGTCAGCAGCACATTGCGTTCCAGCGACTGCGCCTCGTCGACGATCACGAAGGAATCGTGCAGGGAGCGACCGCGAATGTGCGTGAGCGGCAGGACTTCCAGCATCCCACGGCTGAGCACCTCGTCGATCACCTCGGGTGACGCCAGACCTTCGAGGGTGTCGAAGACCGCCTGGGCCCAGGGGCCCATCTTGTCGGCCTCACTGCCGGGAAGGTAGCCGAGTTGTTGTCCGCCAACCGCATACAGCGGCCGGAACACGACAACCTTACGCTGCGTACGCCTTTCGAGCACCGCCTCCAGTCCGGCGCACAGCGCCAGCGCCGATTTGCCGGTACCCGCCTTGCCACCGAGGGACACGATGCCGACACTGTCATCGAGCAGCAGATCGAGGGCGACCCGCTGCTCCGCCGAACGCCCGTGCAGTCCGAAGGCCTCGCGGTCACCGCGGACCAGCTGCACCCGCTTGTCCGGGTTCACCCGGCCCAGCGCACTGGAACCGTGACCGAGGAGACGAATCCCGGTGTGGCACGGTAGCTCTCGTGCATCGTCGACGTCCACGACACCTTCGGCGTACAGGGTGTCGACGACCGTGGTGTCCACGTCGAGCTCGGTCATCCCCGACCACCCGGACACCACCACGTCCTGCGCGTGGTACTCGTCGGCGGCAAGTCCGACGGCACCCGCCTTGACGCGTAGCGGCGTGTCCTTGGACACCAGCGTGACGTCCTTGCCTTCCGCGCGAAGATTCAACGCGCAGGCCAGGATTCGTGAATCGTTGGTCTCGGTCCGGAAGCCGGCCGGCAGGACCGCGGGGTCGGTGTGATTCAGTTCGACCTGAAGCGTGCCGCCCTCGTCACCGATCGGCAGCGCGATGTCGAGGCGGCCGTGCTCGAGGCGGAGATCGTCGAGCATCCGCAACGCCTCGCGTGCGAACCAGCCGAGCTCGTGATGGTGACGTTTGCCCTCGAGTTCACCGATGACGACCAGTGGCAGAACCACATGGTGCTCGGCGAACCGCATGACCGCCCAGGGGTCGGACAGCAGCACGGAGGTGTCGAGGACGTAGGTGCGTGTGGTCACGTAGGGCTCCTACGTTTGTGCGGCACCCGCACAAACCAGTTCAAGTCGACCGGCGGGTTCTTGCTCGTTTCGGCTGGTCAGCCGATACGGGCGAGGACCGGGGCCGGCCCCCTCGTGCTGCTGGTGCAAACCACGAATCGAACCTCCCGGACGAACCGCTTCCCCGCGGCCCGTCATTCGTCAACGTACGCCGACACACCCCCGTCGGCTCGCCGTGCGGGGGTGTGTCGGCGTGAATTGTGCGTTAACGCAGGTTGCCGGTGAACTACGAACGACCGGCGAGCGCGAGAACACGCTGACGGGCGGCCTCCGCCTCGTCACCCAGTTCATGCACGCTGTCCAGCTTGAGCGCCTCGACCAGAGTCGCCGCGATCGCGGAGCGGGTCGAGTCGTCCTCGTAGCCGGCGATCAGGGCACGCTCGGCGTCGAAGTCCGCGACGTCGAACCCGATGGGCTCGACGGTGGC
This sequence is a window from Gordonia insulae. Protein-coding genes within it:
- a CDS encoding class II fumarate hydratase, which gives rise to MAEQQYRIEHDTMGEVKVPVDALWRAQTQRAVENFPISHRPLERTQIRAMGLLKAACAQVNKDLGLLDAERADAIVAAAKEIADGKHDDQFPIDVFQTGSGTSSNMNANEVIASIAKAAGVDVHPNDHVNMSQSSNDTFPTATHVAATEAAVTDLIPALDHLRLALLDKSTEWREVVKSGRTHLMDAVPVTLGQEFGGYARQIEAGIERVTATLPRVGELPIGGTAVGTGLNAPDGFGTKVVAELRTLTDVDALSLAADNFEAQAARDGLVELSGQLKTIAVSLTKIANDIRWMGSGPLTGLGEIHLPDLQPGSSIMPGKVNPVLPEAVTQVAAQVIGNDAAVTWGGGNGAFELNVYIPMMARNVLESLKLLANVSRLFADRCIVGLKADEERLRTLAESSPSIVTPLNSAIGYEEAAAVAKQALKEGKTIRQTVIDRGLIGDKLSEAELDKRLDVLKMANLDRER
- a CDS encoding PIG-L deacetylase family protein, giving the protein MTQLAAFPTDWQTALVLVAHPDDPEYGMAPAVARWTSEGRHLVYALASSGEAGIEGMAPADAGPAREAEQRASAGVVGVDDVEFWGFPDSAIRNTPQLRDRIRETITRVAPDVVLSLYGGPEWAPGQPNQSDHMEFAAAVLETYDSMDPIARPRRLFENGPQATHAVDVTEQIDLAVSSLAAHEQYLSVLDPDTPVVEQARRQIDMVTAPREDFGGVRAACFELKRGPA
- a CDS encoding L,D-transpeptidase family protein; the protein is MRLLGLLVIAVVAAVTGGAGTALAAPGTPAPTTPSAPPTSTPASPMIPSTGIPMLDDVLNSLAGNLGLGGSGSSEPDTSQMIVVTAPKASDTTATLTAFERGADQSWKPVIGPTKAFLGSLGMGEPKDNVYRTPQGTFSLDQAFGRQANPGTKMPYKKVDREDWWDSNMKSPTYNTMVRQPKSPGGDSENLYDSGPVYDYAVNIAHNPQRTPGKASAMFLHVTNNQPTMGCVAIDRELMRKVLTWLDPAKHPKIAIGVNQAGPSSSATPTTPPGSATPQSGTTSPAPGSPSIPGGDSLTELLSRLVGIVPSLLGTAAGS
- a CDS encoding DUF6199 family natural product biosynthesis protein; its protein translation is MWGFVVLIVLVAVPLLIWQVVSPRGVWRATEAWKFRDPDANEPSDEAYAMKSVGAVMSIIALIVAVVVIASLQTHTGRHAASEPTESSVPYTAPAMPPARDLGPGTMVGYLYPSALTVEFVVLDDTTGYSTMGGCSTVVAVHEHTNAIVVQVGRSQRPGWDGTFRACAEKQVPDVVSRSLTRPVGSRPILTAAPVTAAAEVGLAYGPAVRPTPLDEYPRPGVVRALTPVRIDPTWRSVPLLAELPRKN
- a CDS encoding PhoH family protein, with protein sequence MTTRTYVLDTSVLLSDPWAVMRFAEHHVVLPLVVIGELEGKRHHHELGWFAREALRMLDDLRLEHGRLDIALPIGDEGGTLQVELNHTDPAVLPAGFRTETNDSRILACALNLRAEGKDVTLVSKDTPLRVKAGAVGLAADEYHAQDVVVSGWSGMTELDVDTTVVDTLYAEGVVDVDDARELPCHTGIRLLGHGSSALGRVNPDKRVQLVRGDREAFGLHGRSAEQRVALDLLLDDSVGIVSLGGKAGTGKSALALCAGLEAVLERRTQRKVVVFRPLYAVGGQQLGYLPGSEADKMGPWAQAVFDTLEGLASPEVIDEVLSRGMLEVLPLTHIRGRSLHDSFVIVDEAQSLERNVLLTVLSRLGSGSRVVLTHDVAQRDNLRVGRHDGVAAVIEKLKGHPLFAHVTLTRSERSPIAALVTEMLEEFAPGAY